The Oxyura jamaicensis isolate SHBP4307 breed ruddy duck chromosome 8, BPBGC_Ojam_1.0, whole genome shotgun sequence genome has a segment encoding these proteins:
- the LOC118170433 gene encoding regulator of G-protein signaling 8 isoform X5 — MAALLIPRRRLSTEEATRWADSFDVLLSHKYGLAAFRAFLKTEFSEENLEFWLACEDFKKTRSAAKLASKAQRIFEEFIDVQAPREVNIDFQTRELTRRNMQEPSLSCFDQAQGKVHSLMEKDSYPRFLRSKIYTDLLSQTQRRLS; from the exons ATGGCTGCCTTACTGATCCCACGGAG aagaCTGTCAACAGAAGAAGCAACAAGATGGGCAGACTCCTTCGATGTCCTTTTATCCCATAAAT ATGGGCTGGCCGCTTTCCGTGCTTTCCTGAAGACAGAGTTCAGCGAGGAGAACCTCGAGTTCTGGCTCGCCTGCGAGGACTTCAAGAAGACCCGCTCGGCGGCCAAGCTGGCCTCCAAGGCCCAGCGGATCTTTGAGGAGTTCATCGATGTGCAGGCTCCTCGAGAG GTGAACATAGACTTCCAGACTCGGGAGCTGACAAGAAGAAACATGCAGGAGCCCTCCCTCTCTTGCTTTGACCAAGCTCAGGGGAAGGTGCACAGCCTGATGGAAAAAGACTCTTATCCCAGGTTCCTGAGATCCAAAATTTACACAGACCTGCTATCTCAAACCCAGAGGAGGCTCAGCTAG
- the LOC118170433 gene encoding regulator of G-protein signaling 8 isoform X3, whose translation MAALLIPRRNRGMRTRLGCLSHKSDSYNDFTAILPDKPNRALKRLSTEEATRWADSFDVLLSHKYGLAAFRAFLKTEFSEENLEFWLACEDFKKTRSAAKLASKAQRIFEEFIDVQAPREVNIDFQTRELTRRNMQEPSLSCFDQAQGKVHSLMEKDSYPRFLRSKIYTDLLSQTQRRLS comes from the exons ATGGCTGCCTTACTGATCCCACGGAG GAACAGAGGGATGAGGACTCGCCTGGGCTGCCTGTCTCACAAATCAGACTCATATAATGATTTCACAGCTATTCTTCCGGACAAGCCCAACCGGGCTTTGAA aagaCTGTCAACAGAAGAAGCAACAAGATGGGCAGACTCCTTCGATGTCCTTTTATCCCATAAAT ATGGGCTGGCCGCTTTCCGTGCTTTCCTGAAGACAGAGTTCAGCGAGGAGAACCTCGAGTTCTGGCTCGCCTGCGAGGACTTCAAGAAGACCCGCTCGGCGGCCAAGCTGGCCTCCAAGGCCCAGCGGATCTTTGAGGAGTTCATCGATGTGCAGGCTCCTCGAGAG GTGAACATAGACTTCCAGACTCGGGAGCTGACAAGAAGAAACATGCAGGAGCCCTCCCTCTCTTGCTTTGACCAAGCTCAGGGGAAGGTGCACAGCCTGATGGAAAAAGACTCTTATCCCAGGTTCCTGAGATCCAAAATTTACACAGACCTGCTATCTCAAACCCAGAGGAGGCTCAGCTAG
- the LOC118170433 gene encoding regulator of G-protein signaling 8 isoform X4, translating to MAALLIPRRNRGMRTRLGCLSHKSDSYNDFTAILPDKPNRALKLSTEEATRWADSFDVLLSHKYGLAAFRAFLKTEFSEENLEFWLACEDFKKTRSAAKLASKAQRIFEEFIDVQAPREVNIDFQTRELTRRNMQEPSLSCFDQAQGKVHSLMEKDSYPRFLRSKIYTDLLSQTQRRLS from the exons ATGGCTGCCTTACTGATCCCACGGAG GAACAGAGGGATGAGGACTCGCCTGGGCTGCCTGTCTCACAAATCAGACTCATATAATGATTTCACAGCTATTCTTCCGGACAAGCCCAACCGGGCTTTGAA aCTGTCAACAGAAGAAGCAACAAGATGGGCAGACTCCTTCGATGTCCTTTTATCCCATAAAT ATGGGCTGGCCGCTTTCCGTGCTTTCCTGAAGACAGAGTTCAGCGAGGAGAACCTCGAGTTCTGGCTCGCCTGCGAGGACTTCAAGAAGACCCGCTCGGCGGCCAAGCTGGCCTCCAAGGCCCAGCGGATCTTTGAGGAGTTCATCGATGTGCAGGCTCCTCGAGAG GTGAACATAGACTTCCAGACTCGGGAGCTGACAAGAAGAAACATGCAGGAGCCCTCCCTCTCTTGCTTTGACCAAGCTCAGGGGAAGGTGCACAGCCTGATGGAAAAAGACTCTTATCCCAGGTTCCTGAGATCCAAAATTTACACAGACCTGCTATCTCAAACCCAGAGGAGGCTCAGCTAG
- the LOC118170433 gene encoding regulator of G-protein signaling 8 isoform X2 — MLPAGAWHPPPVPSCRPSRRAGEVLGQSLCDHSVGRDPPAERTGQRQNRGMRTRLGCLSHKSDSYNDFTAILPDKPNRALKRLSTEEATRWADSFDVLLSHKYGLAAFRAFLKTEFSEENLEFWLACEDFKKTRSAAKLASKAQRIFEEFIDVQAPREVNIDFQTRELTRRNMQEPSLSCFDQAQGKVHSLMEKDSYPRFLRSKIYTDLLSQTQRRLS; from the exons ACCCGTGCCGAGCTGTCGCCCATCTCGACGGGCTGGGGAGGTCCTCGGCCAG AGCCTCTGTGACCACAGCGTTGGCAGAGACCCACCGGCAGAGAGGACAGGTCAACGGCA GAACAGAGGGATGAGGACTCGCCTGGGCTGCCTGTCTCACAAATCAGACTCATATAATGATTTCACAGCTATTCTTCCGGACAAGCCCAACCGGGCTTTGAA aagaCTGTCAACAGAAGAAGCAACAAGATGGGCAGACTCCTTCGATGTCCTTTTATCCCATAAAT ATGGGCTGGCCGCTTTCCGTGCTTTCCTGAAGACAGAGTTCAGCGAGGAGAACCTCGAGTTCTGGCTCGCCTGCGAGGACTTCAAGAAGACCCGCTCGGCGGCCAAGCTGGCCTCCAAGGCCCAGCGGATCTTTGAGGAGTTCATCGATGTGCAGGCTCCTCGAGAG GTGAACATAGACTTCCAGACTCGGGAGCTGACAAGAAGAAACATGCAGGAGCCCTCCCTCTCTTGCTTTGACCAAGCTCAGGGGAAGGTGCACAGCCTGATGGAAAAAGACTCTTATCCCAGGTTCCTGAGATCCAAAATTTACACAGACCTGCTATCTCAAACCCAGAGGAGGCTCAGCTAG
- the LOC118170432 gene encoding regulator of G-protein signaling 16-like isoform X1, translating to MLKDEPPAPLPEHLPKPLSSALAAGAAFGWLEAGVVLGTLPALPPHINAAPRRFSSTRQQRRRRRCCPREPMSCWMPRCPALSMCRGVAALPITCLERAKELKSRLGILLHKPELAHRIGAAGKLQLGSRQRDSSREVLEWRESFDQLLKSKNGVTAFHTFLKTEFSEENLDFWLACEDFKKTRSKTKLASKANRIFEEFVQSEAPREVNIDHETREITRKNLSGATSACFNEAQAKTRTLMEKDSYPRFLKSASYQDMTKQAASRGTSKRLHT from the exons ATGCTCAAGGACGAGCCTCCCGCCCCCCTCCCTGAGCACCTACCCAAGCCGTTATCTTCTGCGCTGGCTGCCGGAGCAGCTTTTGGTTGGCTGGAGGCCGGCGTGGTGCTGGGTaccctcccagccctcccaccCCATATAAACGCAGCTCCTCGCCGCTTCTCCAGCACacggcagcagcggcggcggcgcaggTGCTGCCCCAGGGAGCCGATGAGCTGCTGGATGCCTCGGTGCCCAGCTCTCAGCATGTGCCGAGGGGTAGCTGCGCTTCCCATCACTTGCCTGGAAAG aGCCAAGGAACTCAAGAGCCGCCTGGGCATCCTGCTCCACAAACCAGAGCTGGCACACCGGATCGGGGCAGCTGgcaagctgcagctgggctccAGGCAGAG AGACTCCTCACGAGAGGTGCTCGAGTGGAGGGAATCCTTCGATCAGCTCCTGAAGAGTAAAA ATGGGGTGACCGCCTTCCACACCTTCCTCAAGACAGAGTTCAGCGAGGAGAACCTGGACTTCTGGCTGGCCTGTGAGGACTTCAAAAAGACCCGGTCAAAAACCAAGCTGGCCTCCAAGGCCAACAGGATCTTTGAGGAGTTTGTCCAAAGCGAGGCGCCCAGGGAG gtGAACATTGACCACGAAACCAGGGAGATCACCAGGAAGAACCTCTCGGGGGCCACCTCCGCTTGCTTCAACGAAGCCCAGGCGAAGACCCGCACGCTGATGGAGAAGGACTCCTACCCCCGCTTCCTCAAGTCCGCCTCCTACCAGGACATGACCAAGCAGGCCGCCAGCCGCGGCACCAGCAAGCGCTTGCACACCTGA
- the LOC118170433 gene encoding regulator of G-protein signaling 8 isoform X6, whose amino-acid sequence MAALLIPRRLSTEEATRWADSFDVLLSHKYGLAAFRAFLKTEFSEENLEFWLACEDFKKTRSAAKLASKAQRIFEEFIDVQAPREVNIDFQTRELTRRNMQEPSLSCFDQAQGKVHSLMEKDSYPRFLRSKIYTDLLSQTQRRLS is encoded by the exons ATGGCTGCCTTACTGATCCCACGGAG aCTGTCAACAGAAGAAGCAACAAGATGGGCAGACTCCTTCGATGTCCTTTTATCCCATAAAT ATGGGCTGGCCGCTTTCCGTGCTTTCCTGAAGACAGAGTTCAGCGAGGAGAACCTCGAGTTCTGGCTCGCCTGCGAGGACTTCAAGAAGACCCGCTCGGCGGCCAAGCTGGCCTCCAAGGCCCAGCGGATCTTTGAGGAGTTCATCGATGTGCAGGCTCCTCGAGAG GTGAACATAGACTTCCAGACTCGGGAGCTGACAAGAAGAAACATGCAGGAGCCCTCCCTCTCTTGCTTTGACCAAGCTCAGGGGAAGGTGCACAGCCTGATGGAAAAAGACTCTTATCCCAGGTTCCTGAGATCCAAAATTTACACAGACCTGCTATCTCAAACCCAGAGGAGGCTCAGCTAG
- the LOC118170432 gene encoding regulator of G-protein signaling 16-like isoform X2, which produces MELRSGETSGKEKEREKEKGKRAHRDSSREVLEWRESFDQLLKSKNGVTAFHTFLKTEFSEENLDFWLACEDFKKTRSKTKLASKANRIFEEFVQSEAPREVNIDHETREITRKNLSGATSACFNEAQAKTRTLMEKDSYPRFLKSASYQDMTKQAASRGTSKRLHT; this is translated from the exons ATGGAGCTGAGGTCTGGGGAGACGTcggggaaggaaaaagaaagggaaaaagaaaaaggaaagagggcCCACAG AGACTCCTCACGAGAGGTGCTCGAGTGGAGGGAATCCTTCGATCAGCTCCTGAAGAGTAAAA ATGGGGTGACCGCCTTCCACACCTTCCTCAAGACAGAGTTCAGCGAGGAGAACCTGGACTTCTGGCTGGCCTGTGAGGACTTCAAAAAGACCCGGTCAAAAACCAAGCTGGCCTCCAAGGCCAACAGGATCTTTGAGGAGTTTGTCCAAAGCGAGGCGCCCAGGGAG gtGAACATTGACCACGAAACCAGGGAGATCACCAGGAAGAACCTCTCGGGGGCCACCTCCGCTTGCTTCAACGAAGCCCAGGCGAAGACCCGCACGCTGATGGAGAAGGACTCCTACCCCCGCTTCCTCAAGTCCGCCTCCTACCAGGACATGACCAAGCAGGCCGCCAGCCGCGGCACCAGCAAGCGCTTGCACACCTGA